DNA sequence from the Sulfurimonas sp. genome:
AGTAAAATCAACACCGTTTATGATATCGCCGCGATATGCATCAAGCGTTATGCCGTCAATCGTTTCGGTATTGCTTGAGCGAGGTTTTGCGAACTGACCGCCCAAACGACCTACTTTTACGACCGGAAGCCCGCCCGCGTATGTCATAACTACCGCCATTTGGAGAACCGCTTTGAAGGTATCGCGAATATTGTGCGCATGAAACTCGCTAAAACTCTCGGCGCAATCTCCGCCTTGAAGCAAAAATGCTTTGCCTTCTACAACATTAGCCAGTTGACTCTTAAGCGAACGCGCTTCCCCGGCAAAAACAAGCGGCGGATAGTTTCTTAATTCAGCCAAAACTTTATTTAATTCATTTTCGTTTGGATAAGTCGGTTGTTGCACTATAGGCTTTTCTCTCCAACTTGACGGACTCCAAATACTCATAATAAAACCTTTTTAAATTATCTATTTTTTGTGATTATACATTACGGTACCTAAAATAGGACTGATTAAGGGATTTAAAGTTGAAAAACGGTATAAAAGCTATTTTTTATGCTTAAAAATGTATAATGCAAAATATTTTTTTACGGATTATATATTATGCAAAAAAACGATTTAAAAGCACTTATAGAAGAGATTTATGAAAACCTCCTCGAGCGCATTGATGCAGATGAAAATGCAACAAAAGGGCAAGTTGTCAACTATCTAAAAGATGCTATTGATATCGTTTCAAATATTAACGATAAAGATATCGACTCCATTGAGCACGCAAAAGCGGCTTTTAGCAATTCATACAAAGAGCTTGTAAGCCAAAGTTTAAGTTCATATAAAAGCACTAATCAAAAATTTGGAGAGTTGACACAACTCAATGAACAGACACTGCAAAAGTGCAATAACAAACAAATTGATTTGGAAACTTTGACGACTAAATTTAGCGAGATTCAAACTCATATGACCGACGAAGTGAAAAAAGCAAATCAAATTATCTCAGAGCTATCGGAAAAAGTCAGAACGCTGGAAGAAACCACAAATTTAGACCCGCTTACAAAAGTTTTTAACAGAAGAGCCTTAATATCATATCTTAACGGCGTATGCTCAAATAAAAACATACCGTACAGTCTGCATGTGCTAATGCTTGACATAGACCATTTTAAAGCAATAAACGATACCTACGGGCATATAGCCGGCGATAAAATTTTAATTTTTATTTCTAATATCCTTAGAAAAACACTCAGAGACGGAGATAAAATCTTTAGGTTTGGCGGAGAAGAGTTTACGGTTATACTAAATCGCAACAATGATGAAGACAGCGAAGCAATCGCAAATAGAATTTTAAAACTGATTTGTTCAAACAAACTGGTTTATATGGGTGAAAATATATCCGTTACGGCAAGTATCGGGATGACTAAATTTGTTGAAAACGATACGCCGGACACACTCCTCTCCAGAGCGGACAAAGCTCTTTACGCTTCTAAACATAATGGCAAAAACATGGTCTCTAAGGTAATGAAATAATGGCACTTAGTTATTTTGATATCGTAGTTTCTATTATCATTCTTTTTTTGGGACTAAAAGGAATTATAAACGGCTTTTTCAAAGAGTTGTTTGGTCTTTTAGGTATTATCGGCGGTATTTTTATAGCTTCTAGAGTAGGCGAAAATGTAGGTAAACTTGTAAGCGACTCTATTTTTAAACTTCAAAGCAGCGCAGCCGTCAGTTTTACGGGCTTTTTGATTACACTTGCACTTTTTTGGCTCTTTATGGTCGGAGTAGGAGCGCTGTTTAAAAAACTTAGTTCCGTAAGCGGTCTCGGTGTTTTTGATAAAACTTTAGGTTTTATCTTTAGTGCAAGTAAATTTTTTCTTATCGCCTCTGTAATTGCGTATGCGGCTTATAATGTTAAAGCCGTAAAAACAAACATCGACCAAATGATGAAAAACAGTATCGTATTTCCTATGCTGGTTAAAATCGGAAGCGTTATTATGAAACTTGATGCCATTGAAATTTCCCAAGACCTCAATAAGAGTATAAATAAAAGTACGGAGATGATGCAAGAGAACATAAGTGAAACTCTGCAAAACTCAACACTAAAAACCTTAGAAGAGACAAAAAAAATATTAAATGAAACCGTAGAGCAAAACACACCTAATAAAGAGAGTAGATAATATGTCTGAAATTACAACCGATTTCAATTATAAAACAGTTGCATATAAACAATTACTTAATAACTTTAAAGAGCTGCTTAAAAAAAACAATCTAAAGTTTACAATTCAAAGAGAAGTAATACTTGAAACGCTCTACAATTCCGATGAACACTTAACGCCGGAATCTCTTCATAATCTCATACAGGAGAAATTTCCCGACTTAAAAACAGGAATTGCAACAGTATATAGAACGCTATCGCTCTTAGAAGAGTCGGATATGGTCACATCTCTCTCTTTCGGTGCGCAAGGAAAGAAGTATGAACTCGGTGCAAAACATCATCATGATCACTTTATCTGCACCGTATGCGGAAGCATAACCGAGTTTGTTGATGGACAGATAGAAGCGAGACAACATAAAATTGCAAAGGAGTTAGGTTTTAATATGCAAGATCACTCTATGCAAATTTACGGGATTTGCAAAAATTGCCAAAACTAGCAAATGCGGTTACGAAGTAAAGTTTCCGTGAAAAAAAATAAAGGAAAAACTATTGGTTTTTGATAATAAATTTATACAACAAAGAATTGAAAAAGCAGAACTTCTAAGAAAAGAAGGGATTAATCCATATTCTAACAACTCTAAAAGAAATACGACAATTGAAAAATTTTTAAATGTAAACTCCGATATTATTAATAAAGAGAACAAAAGAGACGAAAATCGCCACTATACTTTAAGCGGTCGTATAAAACTATTTAGAATTATGGGAAAAGCCAGTTTTATTCAAATCGAAGATGAGAGCGGAGTGCTTCAAGTCTATGTAGCAAGAGACCATCTTAAAGAAGACTTCTATAATGAGACTTTTAAAAAAAATATAGAAGTCGGAGATATCGTAGAAGTTAGCGGATACCCTTTTGTAACCGGTCAAGGCGAGTTATCTCTGCATGCGGATGAACTAAGACTTTTAACAAAAGCTATATCACCGTTGCCTGAAAAATTTCACGGTATAACGGATAAAGAGACAAGATACAGAAAAAGATATCTCGACCTTATAATGAACGCGGATGTCCGTAAAACATTCAAAATTCGTTCAAAAGTCATCTCTCTGACTCGCCGTTTCTTTGAAGACAAAGGCTTTTTAGAAGTTGAAACTCCTATGATGCATCCGATAGCCGGCGGTGCAAACGCTAAACCGTTTATTACCCATCACAACGCGCTTGGCATCGACAGATACTTGCGAATCGCTCCTGAACTCTATCTAAAAAGACTTATTGTCGGTGGTTTTGAAGCTGTTTTTGAGATAAACCGCAACTTTAGAAATGAGGGCATGGACGCTACTCACAACCCTGAGTTTACCTCTATAGAGTTCTACTGGGCATACAAAACATACAAAGATTTGATTGAAATCACAAAAGAGTATTTTAGATATCTATTTGACCACTTAAATCTGCCTACACAGCTTCCTTACGGAGATATGGAAGTCGATTTTAGCCGCTTTAGCGAAGTACCTCTTATCGAGTCTCTCACTACTATCGGCGGAGTTCCGCAAGATATAGTCAACGACAAAGAGAAGATAGTTGCATTTTTAAAGAGCAAAAATATTCAGGTAAAAAACGGTCTAAATTTAGGTCAACTTCAAGGTGAACTATTTGACGAGTTTGTTGAAGAGAAACTTATAAATCCTACTTTTATTACAGAGTATCCGGTTGAAATCTCTCCGCTTGCAAGAAGAAGCGACAAAAATCCGGCTATTACAGAGAGATTTGAGCTTTTCATTGCAGGACGCGAAATTGCCAACGCTTTTAGCGAGTTGAATGACCCAATTGATCAGCTACAAAGATTTGAAGCTCAAGGTGCAGCTAAAGAGAACGGTGACGATGAAGCGCATGAAATGGATTTGGATTTTATAGAGGCACTTAGCTACGGCATGGCTCCGACAGCCGGTCAAGGTATAGGCATAGACAGACTTGTAATGCTGCTCACAAACGAGCACTCAATCAGAGATGTTCTGCTCTTCCCTGCTATGAAACCACTACACAACGAAGAGAAAAACGAAGAAAACGAGTAGCTAAAGGAATGATTTCTTTTTACATCTTATCTGACACAAATGTGTCAAGCTTTAGTGCCAAAGCGGCTAGCGTAGCTAAAGGAATTACTTCCTTTTGCGTTTTAAATTAAATAAAAGGATAGAAAATGGGTTTTTTACAAGATTACGATAAAGAAATTTTCGATTTATGCGAAAAAGAGCTGGAGAGACAAACCGACCACTTAGAGATGATTGCATCTGAGAACTTTACGCTTCCGGCTGTTATGGAAGCAATGGGATCAGTTTTTACAAACAAGTATGCAGAGGGTTATCCGGGTAAGAGATACTACGGCGGTTGTGAATATGCAGACGGCGTTGAGCAGTTGGCGATTGACAGAGCGTGCAAGCTGTTTGGATGTAACTTTGCAAATGTTCAGCCTCACTCAGGAAGCCAAGCAAATGCAGCAGTTTATGCGGCACTTTTAAATGCAGGCGACAAGCTTTTAGGAATGGATCTTAGCCACGGCGGTCACTTGACACATGGTTCTAAGCCAAGCTTTTCAGGAAAAAACTACCACTCTTTTACTTACGGTGTAGAGCTTGACGGTCGTATGAACTATGACAAAATCATGGAAATCGCAAAAGCGGTACAGCCAAAAATTATCGTTTGCGGTGCTTCTGCTTACGCTAGAGAGATAGATTTTGCAAAATTCCGTGAGATTGCCGATGCGGTTGGAGCAATTTTATTTGCCGACATTGCCCATGTTGCAGGTCTTGTTGCAGCGGGAGAGCATCCTAGTCCATTCCCTCATGCACATGTTGTTACAACTACAACACACAAAACTCTTGCAGGTCCAAGAGGCGGTATGATTATGACAAACGACGAGGAGATGGCAAAAAAACTTAACTCTGCCATCTTCCCGGGTATCCAAGGCGGGCCGCTTGTTCATGTTATCGCCGCAAAAGCAGTAGGTTTCAAGTACAACCTCTCTCCTGAGTGGAAAGAGTACGCTAAACAGGTAAAAGCAAATGCAAGAGTGTTAGGCGAAGTTCTTGTTAAAAGAGGCTATGAGCTTGTAAGCGGCGGAACAGATAACCATCTTATTCTTCTTTCTTTCATCAACCGTGATTTTTCAGGTAAAGATGCAGATATTGCTCTTGGCAATGCGGGCATTACCGTAAACAAAAACACTGTTCCCGGTGAGACGAGAAGCCCGTTTGTGACTTCAGGTATCCGTATCGGAAGCCCTGCGCTTACAAGCAGAGGTATGAAAGAAAAAGAGTTTGAATTTATTGCAAATAAAATTGCCGATGTTCTTGATGATATCAACAATACTGAGCTGCAAGCAAATATCAAAAAAGAGTTAAAAGCATTGGCTCAAAACTTTGTAATATACAATCAATCAACATATTAAGGATAGATAAATGACGGCGATGGATTTAAAACTTATAAAAATGCTAACGGATCACTACTGGATTAAAAAAGACGAAGTAGTCAATAAAATAGTTTTTAAGGGTCGTACATTTTATAATAAGTTTGAAAAAGTAAATTCAACACTATCGCAAAGCGTCATAAACCAGCATACAAAGGGTGAGATAACCGTAGCTCACTCTTTGATCAACAAACTCGGCAAAGTCGAAAATATAGTAATCGACTACAACGGAAGGGATCCTGAGCGTTTTTACCACAAGACTCAACTTCTTCTTCGTGAAGAGGGTTTTATAAACTTTACCGCTTTTAAAACGAAAACAGAGGGTCATCTTCATGTTTACATACACAAAGGGCATACTACTCTTCAAGAAGCCATACAACTCGGAAAAATGATAAGCATGAAACTAGCGGCAAAACAGCCTAAACAGTGGAGAATGTTTCCAAACGACGAAATGCCCGAAGAGTACAATATACTGACTCTTCCGTATGAAGTTTATTCTAAAGAGCGAGGTGCTTCTTGGTCAAAGCACATGTAGTGCTTCTTAAAAAAAACATATGTAAATAAGTTTTTGGTATTATTATAAACTAAGAGTTAAGAAGGAGAAGTTATGGAAGAAGAAAAAAATCAGCTTAATGATATTATTTTAAACAAAAACAGCTCATCTGCCGGAAATAAAAAAATTATTTTGGCAGTTGCGACTTTAGGTATTATTTTAATTATTGTCGTGATGCTTATGAATTCACTTGCATCAAGCGGCACTAAAAATCTACCTCAAGCAGCGCTTCCTCCTGAGCCTCAAAAAGAGATTATAGCCGGGAATAACGAACCTCTTTTTGAAGAAGTAAAAGTCGTTCAAGAAGGTGCACCTGAAAACGGTTCTCTTGATAAAATTGCACAAAAATTAAAAGAAGAGAGCATAAAAGAGAGTAGTAAAACAGCTGAAACAGTAAAAAAAGAGAGTGCTAAAGCGACAACGGTTGTTGAAGAACCTAAAAAAGCAGAACCTAAAAAAGCAGCAGTTAAAGAAGCGGTTGTACCGGCATTTCCTGCACCCAAGACAGCTCATACACCTACTGCCGCGGACGATTCTATAGGAAGCCATTACATTCAAGTAGGTTCTTTTGAAAAGAGCCAGCCTGACGAAAAGTTATTGAGTTCTATTTCAAAATTAGGCTATAAATATAAATTTCATGAAGTTAAAATAAATTCTAGAACGGTAAGTAAAGTTTTAGTAGGTCCGTTTTCTTCGCAAGAAGAAGCAAGAAAAGCATTGGTAAAAGTAAGAAGTTCTGTTGAACCGGGCGCTTTTTTAACAAAAATATAATTAATTTATGCTCCTTTTGCGGGAGCAACTCTTTTTTAACAAGGTGCCCATTTGATTTACTCTAAACAATTTATACAAGACCAACTAGCTCCTATCGCTGTTTATGCAAAACTTAAAACACTTTTTAAAGATGAAATTTCATATCTTTTTGAAAGCGCCGGAGGAAGCGAAGGAAACTACAGCTTTATCTGTATCGGTGCAAGAGAGAGAATTCAGTATATAGATAATCAGACACTTTATACCGATATAAACGGTGTTGTACATACGAAAGAAGAATCTCCGTTTATTTTTTTAAAAAACTACTATAAAAATATAGATACTTCAATATATAAAAAAGCTACAAGTGAACTTAAAGTGGGCTTCGTAGACGGCTTTATCGGTTATATCGGTTATGATATGGTCAAGGTTTTTGAGCCAAAACTTCATACGACTATGGATGGTTTAAAAGATGAGTTAAATACTCCCGATTTGGATCTTATACTTCCGAAAATCGTTTTGGTTTATTCTCATAAAAATTATCAATTAACTCTTATTTCAACACTTAAAGAGATGAGCGATAAGTTTGAAGCGGTCGAAGCCGAACTAAAAAACTCTTATGAATATGTTCATATGAAGAGAAACATAGGGGATGACAAAGGCAGCTTTGCATTCTCTAAAGAGCAGTTTTTTGAGATGGTAGACAAATCAAAAGAGATGATAAGAAGCGGTGATGTTTTTCAAATCCTTATGACAAACCGTTTTACAAGAAAGATAAAAGTAGATCCGTTTAGTTTTTACAGAATACTCCGAAGCAAAAACCCATCACCTTATATGTTTTTGATGGAGTATGAGGATTTCAATATCGTCGGCTCTTCACCTGAGGTTATGGTAAGAGTTACAAACGGAGAGCTTCTGCTTCGCCCCATAGCGGGAACAAGAAAAAGGGGTGCTACAAAACAGAGAGATATGGAGCTAGAAGCTGAACTGCTTCAAGACCCAAAAGAGCTCTCAGAACATCTTATGCTTATAGATCTTGGAAGAAACGATGTTAGCCGTGTAGCAAAAACTGGAAGCGTAAAAGTTGAAAATATGATGCACATTGAGAGATTTTCGCATGTTATGCACATCGTCTCAGATGTTACGGCTACGCTTGCGGACGATAAAGATATGTTTGACCTCTTTATGGCGACTTTTACGGCAGGAACTATGACGGGTGCGCCAAAGATAAGAGCGATGGAGCTTATAGCAGAGTACGAGGGACTAAAGCGAGGTTTTTACAGCGGAAGCATAGGCTACTTTGGATTTGACGGCAATATGGACAGTGCTATCACCATAAGAACTGCTTTGGTAAAAGAGGACAAAGTTGTTCTTCAAGCGGGTGCAGGCGTTGTAGCCGACAGTCAAAATGAGCTTGAGTATTTGGAAGTAAAAAACAAACTCGGCGCTCTTGTTGCTTCGCTGGAAGATTTAGACTAAATGAAGTTATTTGCCGTATTTGGCGACCCTGTTGCGCACTCCCGCTCTCCTCTTATGCACAACAGCGTATTTAAAAACTTAAACTACAAAGCTTGCTACACGAGAATTCATCTTCAAGATGGTTCAAAACTAAGAGAGACTTTTTTTGCTCTGGGTCTTAGCGGCGCAAATATTACCGTTCCTCATAAGGAAGCGGCATACATGGCTTGTGATGAAGTTCGCGGTTTTGCAAAAAAAGTGGGTGTTGTAAATACACTTGTAAATGAAAACGGCAGATTAATCGGCTACAACACCGATGCGGACGGTTTTATGTTCGCCATAAAAGAGTTCGGAGACATAAAAAATATTTTAGTTTTAGGTGCGGGCGGAACTGCAAAAGCGTTGTCTGCAAGATTTATGGAAGATGGCATAAAAGTAAGCGTTTTAAACAGAAGCAAAGAGAGGCTTGCATACTTTAGAGAACTTGGTTGTGACTGCTTTATCTGGGAAGATTTTACAATCGGTAAGTATGATTTGGTTGTAAACACGACAAGTGCGGGGCTTAAAGATGAAGAGCTGCCGGCTCCATTAAAGTTGATAGAAAAAATTTTAGATAACTCATCTTTTGCGGCTGATGCTATCTACGGCAAAGTAACACCGTTTTTAAAACTCTCCAAAGGCAAAAACATCATCTGCAAAGACGGTGCCGATATGCTTCTGGGTCAAGGTGTTTTGGCAAATGAACTCTTTGTAAACTATGAGTTAAAAACAAATGACATCAAACTTCATATGTCAAAAAGTTTTGAACTTTGAAGCAGCAGCAATCGCCTGTCCGTAAGCGATTGCCCCGTCATTACTGACAAATTTCTCAGGCAAAATAACATCGGGAATCTTTCTCATAATCAACCTTAAAAGCACTCTGTTTTGAAACACTCCTCCGCTTAGAACTAATGGCAAATCGTACTTTTTGTGCATCCCATAAACAATCTCGACTATCGTGTTAAAAAATTTTGAAACCGCTACTCGCACATATTTTTCATCTAAAATCTGTTTTACTATTTGGCTAAAATCTATCTCGTTATCTTGCGTGCCAAACTCATAATACTCTGCAATATTTTCATCATATAGACTCTCTAAGAGCAGACCGCTCTCGCCCTCGTAACTGCAAACCTGAACTATATCCAAAAGAGATGCAACAGCATCAAAGAGTCGTCCGCAAGAGCTGCTAAGAGGTGCGTTTAGTCCGTTCCTCCATGCCCTAAGGAGTGTTTTTATCTCAGAGCTAGAAAAAGAGTTGATTGTCGGATTGTTAAGATTAAAAACTTCATTGCCGTATATCTCAAACAAGAAGCTAAGGGCAACACGCCTCGGCTCTTTTATAGCCTTCTCACCGCCGATAAGCTTAAAATATTTAAACTGCCCTATTCTTTCATACCCCTCCAAGTCACATACCAAAAACTCTCCGCCCCAAAGATTGCCGTCATCCCCATACCCTGTTCCGTCAAAACTCACACCCAAAACTTTTGTCGTTATACCATTTACACCCATAGTTGCCAAAATATGCGCATAGTGATGCTGAACTTGCAGTAACTCTATATCTTTGTTTTGCGCTTTTAACTCTTTGGCGTATTTGGTGGATTCATAGTTTGGATGTTTGTCGCAAACAACTACATCGGGAGTAAAATCATAAATCCTCTTTAGCGTCTCCATATGTGATTTGAAGTGGTTTATACTGGACAAACTTCCCAAATCCCCTATATATGGTGAGAGAATCACGCTATCTTCTACGGTTATGGCAACTGTGCTTTTCTGGTTTGCTCCAAGTGCCAAAATCTTTTTATCTGTTGTTTTTGGAAGTTTCAGATAAGTTGGCGCGTATCCTCTTGCATTTCTTAGCATAAATACTTTTTCATTTTCAACAAAGGCAACCGAGTCGTCGCAACTATTGAGTATCTCTCTGTTATGCTCCAAACAGTAGTCCCAAATCCCCAGTAGCTTTATAATATCATCATAAGCAGTACATAACGGCTCATCAGAGATATTTGCGCTTGTAGCGACTACGGGGCGGTTTAACTTTTGCAAGATAAGATGATGAAGAGGAGTATATGCCAAAAAAAGACCGATTTGATTGATATTTGGAGCGACAAAATCACTCAGTAGATTTCTTGCAAAACTAGACCCTGAATCAAGTTCAGGGTGACTCAAACTCAAAAACTTTGTCATTCCAAACTTGCTTTGGAATCTAATTTTTAGGTTATGCAAGAAGTCCGGTGCCTTATTATATCTTTTTTTAAGCAGGACAATCGGTCGTCTGTTTGAACAAAACAGTTCCTCCTCTTTTGCGTTCATATAAGCGATTTTTTTTGCAACATCAATATCTTTTACCATAATTCCAAAAGGTTTTGAGGGTCGTTTTTTTCTCTCTCGCAGAAGTTTCACGGCTTTATCATTTGAGGCATCGCAAACCAGATGATAACCGCCTATTCCCTTTATGGCTACAATCTTGCCCTCACTTATAGCTTGTACGACTATATCTACGATGTTTTTGGACTCTATTTTTGTACCGCTGTTGTCAAAAAGAGAGAGACTTGCGCCGCACTCGTGACACCCGATGGGCTGAGCGTGGTATCTCCTGTCTTTTGGATTTTCATACTCTGCCGCGCACTTTTTGCACATAACAAACTCATCCATAGATGTGTTTTTTCTATCATAGGGAAGATTTTTTATGATGCTGTATCTCGGACCGCAATTTGTGCATGTGATAAAGGGGTACTCAAATCTACGGTTGGTTTTATCGCTAAGTTCACTCTCGCACTCCGCGCACATTGCGATGTCTGAGGGTATATGGCTTGATAGAGTTTTGGTACTTTTGCTCATCTCTATGCTAAAGCCCTCAAACGATTTTGTTTTTTTTATTTGAGTGATTTTTATGGAGTCTATCTCGCAAAGGGGCGGTCTGCTTTGTCTGATTTTTTGGACAAATAGATTCATATCTTCTTGGCAGGCATCAAGCAGTATCGACACGCCGTAACCGTTGTTTGAAACTTGACCATTTAGCCCCGATGAAACGGCAAGGTTGTAGATAAAAGGACGAAAACCAACCCCCTGCACCACTCCTCTTATCTCTATTGAATAAAACATAATTTAAAATCCTATCATAGACTGCCGCGCTGCGCTCGCAGTGACATATGTTCAGTCATTGCGTTTTGCCAGTGGCTAAATGGGCTAAATCCACTCACTAGCAGTGACAACACCTCGTCATTGCGAGAAGCTTGCGACGAAGCAATCTCTATGTGTTCTAAATGTTGCTTTCGTATGACAGAGTGCTTAACTGTATTTATAGTGACAAAAAAATCAAATCTCATTTACTCCAGCTCCAAACTCATCAAATACATCTCTTCGCCGTCAAGAACCTTTAAGTCGAAACTCCCGCATTTTGGACATACAAACTCATTTTTCTCAAGTTCCGACTCAGCCAGACAGCTGTTGCAGTACACTTTTACTTTTTGAAGATTTATAACCAACTCCGCATTATGACATATTGTGCCGAGCCTAAACATCTCGTAAGCTTCACGCAGAAGATGAGGCTCAACTCCGCTAAGTACGCCTATTTTAACGACGACTTTTGTTACTTTTTTTGCAGAGTTTTTTCTTGCATGTTCCTCGCAACTGTCAATAAGCGAGAGCACGATGCTATACTCATGCATTTAGCAAATCCTTGGGAGCAGTTCACCGCTTGGCATATCTAAAAACCTCTGCGTCTGCCACGCCGAATTTATAATGACTTTTTTTGGATGCAGATTTGTCACTTTGCCGATGATGGAAGCATTTTTATTAAATGTTTTCAAAATCTGCTCTGCCCTCCCTGCTTCTTCTTTTTTAACTGCAAGCAAAAATGTTCCCTCATTTGCCAGAGACATAGCATCAAACCCTAAAAGCTCGCAAAGTCCCATAACTTCGTCACTTATAACGATTTTGCTCTCATCTGCCTCTATACAGATATTTGACTGTTTTGCCCACTCGTTTAACACCGCACTAACTCCGCCGCGCGTTGCATCTCTCATAGCCGTTATATCTATGCCGGCATCTATCAAACTCTTTACGGTTGGATAAAGAGAAGTGCAGTCGCTCATAAGAGAGCTGCTTAACTCAATCCCCTCGCGTGATGCAAAAATAGTCGCCCCATGACACCCGATATCACGACTAAGAAGTATGATATCATCCTCTGTTATGCTGTTTGAGCTTATACCGCTTTGCAAAATTTCGCCTATGCCAGTCGTGTTTATAAATATCTTATCAACACTTCCTTTGGGCACCACTTTTGTATCACCGCTCACTATTTGTGCGCCGTTTACCTCTAGCTCTTTTTGCATAGATGAAACTATGCGTTCAAGCTCATCTACGCTAAAACCCTCTTCGATTATCACGCTGCAAGTAAGATATTTCGGCTTCGCACCCATCATAGAGAGGTCGTT
Encoded proteins:
- a CDS encoding carbamoyltransferase HypF, with the translated sequence MFYSIEIRGVVQGVGFRPFIYNLAVSSGLNGQVSNNGYGVSILLDACQEDMNLFVQKIRQSRPPLCEIDSIKITQIKKTKSFEGFSIEMSKSTKTLSSHIPSDIAMCAECESELSDKTNRRFEYPFITCTNCGPRYSIIKNLPYDRKNTSMDEFVMCKKCAAEYENPKDRRYHAQPIGCHECGASLSLFDNSGTKIESKNIVDIVVQAISEGKIVAIKGIGGYHLVCDASNDKAVKLLRERKKRPSKPFGIMVKDIDVAKKIAYMNAKEEELFCSNRRPIVLLKKRYNKAPDFLHNLKIRFQSKFGMTKFLSLSHPELDSGSSFARNLLSDFVAPNINQIGLFLAYTPLHHLILQKLNRPVVATSANISDEPLCTAYDDIIKLLGIWDYCLEHNREILNSCDDSVAFVENEKVFMLRNARGYAPTYLKLPKTTDKKILALGANQKSTVAITVEDSVILSPYIGDLGSLSSINHFKSHMETLKRIYDFTPDVVVCDKHPNYESTKYAKELKAQNKDIELLQVQHHYAHILATMGVNGITTKVLGVSFDGTGYGDDGNLWGGEFLVCDLEGYERIGQFKYFKLIGGEKAIKEPRRVALSFLFEIYGNEVFNLNNPTINSFSSSEIKTLLRAWRNGLNAPLSSSCGRLFDAVASLLDIVQVCSYEGESGLLLESLYDENIAEYYEFGTQDNEIDFSQIVKQILDEKYVRVAVSKFFNTIVEIVYGMHKKYDLPLVLSGGVFQNRVLLRLIMRKIPDVILPEKFVSNDGAIAYGQAIAAASKFKTF
- the hypE gene encoding hydrogenase expression/formation protein HypE — encoded protein: MTKTIKLSHGNGGAENNELISDVFYKAFKNDILEQSEDAAVIEGGRLAFSTDSFTVTPLFFAGADIGKLAVCGTCNDLSMMGAKPKYLTCSVIIEEGFSVDELERIVSSMQKELEVNGAQIVSGDTKVVPKGSVDKIFINTTGIGEILQSGISSNSITEDDIILLSRDIGCHGATIFASREGIELSSSLMSDCTSLYPTVKSLIDAGIDITAMRDATRGGVSAVLNEWAKQSNICIEADESKIVISDEVMGLCELLGFDAMSLANEGTFLLAVKKEEAGRAEQILKTFNKNASIIGKVTNLHPKKVIINSAWQTQRFLDMPSGELLPRIC
- the hypA gene encoding hydrogenase/urease nickel incorporation protein HypA codes for the protein MHEYSIVLSLIDSCEEHARKNSAKKVTKVVVKIGVLSGVEPHLLREAYEMFRLGTICHNAELVINLQKVKVYCNSCLAESELEKNEFVCPKCGSFDLKVLDGEEMYLMSLELE